The DNA window GAGACATGCTGGATGACCCGAAAGATATACCTAATCTAGCAAGGTATTTCCCACCTGACTGACCATACATACTAATGGGAATTGTATAAGCAGGCCATGAGGACAAGTACAGCTCCCACTTCTgctctatgttgttgttgtttagtcgtgtccgactcttcatgaccccatgaaccagagcacaccaggccatcctgtctgCTCTATAGGAACTGGTATTAAGAGCCACACTGTGACTGATACTGGAGCTAATATGTAGCCATTGATAGGTTTAATCTCCATGTGTTTATATAATCCCCCTTTAACGATAACAAATTAAGAGCTATTCATAGTTTAGCTAATTTTAGTTGAGCTAAAGCACTGTATAACTGTGTGAAGATGCTGAGTTCCATACTGGGTACCTTTAATGAGCACATAAAAGAGCAAATCTATGCAGATTTAATCCCTTTTACCCCTGCAGCACAAGAATGCTGGAAAAATGCACCTGCCCCATCTTtcacttctatttttatttttatttctgtactgTTTTTATTACTAtggtttgttgtatttttttcgcATTGGACATTATCATGCCCTACTTGTAATTTTTACTGGAAGGCATATAAATGTCATATTTATGAAAGACTTGGGCATGttgagctttgagaaaagaagacagaggagtgatatgataactattttgaaatacttgaaaggctgtcatacagaggaggggcaggatctgttctcaatcatcccagaattcaggaaacacaacaatgggctcaagttacaggaagcagtacaacagtggaaccaattaccttgggaggtggtgagtgctccaacactggaggcattcaaaataaACGTAAGACAAtagctggcagatatcctttgatttgtatttctgcatccAGCAGGGGtaagacttgatggccttatacccttccaacttcactattctatgatttatAAACACAGTTATTAACGGGGGCAGCAGCCCCTCTGCTGCTGCATCCACTCTACGACCCTAATCTCAGAGGAATCATTACCAACCTTTTTTCTACTGGACTCTGAGCAGCCTGATAAGTAGAAATTAAAAacctttgtccgaagacagcaATGAACCTGGCAGTTCTCAGCCAGGAGTGATTCCTTCCCGTTTGAACCCCACATTTTGCTGCCTCGGCACAAGACACAAAGAAGAAGCCCTCGCCCCTCTCTTCTTAGAGCTGGCTTGTCTGAAAAGCTGCCTATAAAGAGAGCCACCAACTTTCTGAACAAGCAAAACTTGCTGTTCCACTTCCAGCTGTCGCTTGCTCTGCAAAGACAAGCATTTGTTCCTTGCCGACTTCTGGGTCAGCAACCTCCACACACGccggtttcccttctctttctgaaGACTTGGCAACTGTTCAATTACACAGAAGCCCAGCCGATCCTGCCTTCCCGGTCAGCTGGCAACCACTACAGCTGGCAACCACTAAAGAAGTACTCGGGACGCAGGAGGGAAATGAAGAGACGCGGTCGCCCTGCCCAAAACACCAGGCAGAGCCAAACAGGATTTCCCGGCTACCACCACCCCCCGTCCCGCAGtcgctctcctcccccccccccggaccacAGAAAGGATACAAGGGCGGCGACACCGGCCAGGCCCGCGGGTCGAGATGAAACGAGGTGCCCAAGGACCGTCCTCAGCCGGAGAGAAGCCCTGGCCGACGCCTCCGTCCCTCTGTCCTCCATGACGCCTTCGGAAGTCAGCCCCCAAGCCCTCCGCAAAGCCAAGAGGAAGGGGCGGCCACGGCCTCAGGGCCAGCTTCGGCTCCTGATTGGCTCCTTTCTGTGACGAACCCATCCCGGCTCCTCCCTCTAATGGGCGGAAGGCAGAGGGGTTTCCCTCAACACCCCCCCACAGAGGGCGGGGTCAAATGTCAGACATCTCAGGATAGGATGGGGGGGCGTGTCGGCTGGCGATGAGGAAACCGACGAGATTGGCACGCGAAGGTGACCGGAGACCAACAACGAGCACGAAAAGCACGTTCACGAAGCCGCAAGATGATAGAAAAGGTGGAAACACACCGTGGTTCACAAATATGTACAGTACTCTgcacatatttaaatatgtattaaaaacaaatttaaacccTGTATGGTTTCTGTAAGTAATCCCACATGCAAGAGTTCCCAAGGAGCTAGACATGGTAAATCTGTTGCAGCCAAACGACGAAAAGTCTTGCGGCATCTTAAAAGACCCAGTGTTAGCTGCCGTGAGCGTTCATGCCTGGTAGTCTGCATCTGAAGAACGGGCTAGAGTCCACGAAGGCTTAAGCCCAGTGAAACTGAACAGGATTCAGATATGATACAAAACTTTTTATTGTTTCCCTACATATTGAGAGCCTccgtaatattttttttaaatgaataaaatttttaaatagcAACTTCAGAATCATAAAGCGGAAGTAAAACTAAAATCGTTGCTATGCTATGTTCATAATTATGCTCATCTTGCACAATACAGTATTCCCAATAAACTGGATAAAGTTCTATGTGTATTGATTTATTTCCCACAACAATTATGTTTTCCACTCAAATGCTGATGATAGGCATGCACATTTACTTGTGCTCTGGAATAAGAACAAAGTTTACAATtgtataaaacaacaataactggGAATTCATAATCTCCCAGTTTTTGCTACCCACCTGCAAGATGGGAGTAACTGTGGCTGACATCAAAGAATTATTGCAAGTTATTACAGATAATACATACAATCATTTTGAAAACATAATGTGCATTAGCATTCTAAAGGTGTCATTGGTGATGGTTAAAGGCTGCCTTCATGTACACTTTCCAACAGAATCCAGATACCAGTTCAGTGGCTGCACATCCTCGTCTAATCAGATGGCAGAGGTAATTAGTATCAgcttcgtcgtcgtttagtcgtgtccaactcttggtgaacccatggaccagagcatgtcaggccctcctatcctccactgcctcccggagttgggtcaaatttatgttggttgcttcaatgacactgtccagccatctcatcctctgtcgtctacaggaaaaaccatagctttgactacgcggacatttgttggcaaggtgatgtctctgctttttaagatgctgtcgaggtttgtcattgctttcctcccaagaagcaggtgtcttttaattttatggctgctgtcaccatctgcagtgatcatggagcccaagaaagtaaaatctgtcactgcctccatatcttccccttctgtttgccaggaggtgatgggaccagtggccatgatcttagtttttttgatgttgagcttcagaccgttttttgcagtcgcctctttcaccctcattacaaggttctttaattcctcctcactttctgccatcagagtggtatcatctgcatatctgaggttgttgatatttcttccggcaatcttaattctggtttgtgattcctccagtccagcctttcgcgtgttgtattctgcatataagttaaataagcagggagacaatatacagccttgttgtactcctttcccaattttgaaccaatcagttgttctatatccagttctgttgcttcctgccccatgtatagatttctcaggagacagataaggtggtcaggcactcccatttctttaaggagagTGTATCTTAAATCAGCAGCATTTGTGATCTACCAAACTACCCATccatttaaaaggaaggaaatgcaaGATTGGTCTGCTATGACTTATTGCTAATAAAGGCTATTTTGACTCTTGTCCTGATGCATAccggccaataacaacagaatagaACTCTGCCTGGTCTGTAGCTCTATCCATCTTTTCCTGTACTCACCATCTTCAAGAAGGGGACAATATTTGCCCAGTACTTTTCTGGTGCTTGCAAAATTCTCAGAGATTACAAGTCTTGAGTCTAAAATAACATCAAGTTCCTTCAGTGCCCAAGGATGTGATTTATCTAGCCCTGGACCCCAGAACTATCTAAAATAAGTCTGTGCTCCCTCACATCTCTCCTGGTCTGGCATGCATTCCTTCATTATATCATATACTTGAACCAGATTGAACAACTCCTCCTGTCAGAGAGCACTGAGGTGAAGTAGAAGTTGAATAGTTCTGCCTTCACCATCATCCTCAAAGCAGAAAATCTATCCCTTCCCAGATCATCTCATGCTTCCTAACATATTAAAGAAGGCTCCCCCCCAGTTCCTCTTTTCAAGGTAATTTTTAGACAACTTGGGCCTTTTCCTTCATGAATTCAATGTTACCGGTACAGGATAGTCTGTGGTACTCCTCCTTGGCTATTCAATCCCTCCTTCCATCTTAATTCTcttgctctcttctctctccGTATACTTATCTAACAATGGTCCAGGACAGATGACCTTGTTGTTCCTTCTTCCATCTTGAGAGATAAGGTTGTCTGCAaggcaacaaacaaaacaaccctgGATATTCCATCCATAGCATAATGAGACTCTCCAGCAGCTATCAGGATAGTTGGTTGGAACTCCATTGCAATTTGGCCCCTGAAGAGCTCCCTCAACAGAAAACTGAGTCATTAGATCTGTTCTCCTGTAGGACAGAAGGCCTGAACTAACATCTAGGTGTTGTGGGAGATGAAGGCCAGAACACCTGAAGAACCTGAAAGTGTATGAACCCCTAGAGTAAATTATTACTTTTGTCAGGATTCCCAGTTATAGAGACAATAGAAAGTGAAGGGTTCTGTAATCAAAGTGGTTTTGTTGGAAATGGAATCTGAGCAATTGGTGGAAGCTGAGATTGGGGTTAGGGTATGGAGAATTTATTAGTGAAATCAGTAGTGTGTAACACATCTGCTTAAAGTTGAGGATAAATCTCTAAGTGCTTCCATTCCTGGAGACCACAAGTAGGTCTAGGTGAATCATTTTCTGTTCCAGTGACCCACTCTATTGTCCCAATATCCAGGAGGCTAGCTGGAGTCCTTTTCTACTATTTTTCCCTGGATAGAAATGGCTGAAATGTTATTACCAGGAACCCAACGTAAATGTATgccaaagcattttttaaaatgtttataatttCTTTTAACAAGTTACAGAGTCTTTCAAGGCAAGGGGAAGTATTCCTTCCCTTGGGAGAACTCTAGCATCAAAATTGTAGCTGACTGGAAGGAGTTTCATTTGTCACAGGAAAGGACATGTCTaatgaggaaggaaaggaggaaccTTACACACACCACAGAGCTATTCCATAATCAATCAGCCACAACCACCAACACGTGATCAAGAGTCCCGTCTCTCTTGTAGCCTGTAAACCAGGAATAGAGTAAATCCTAGGTTATCAACCTTtattacttggatgtttttgaactgcaactcccagaaaccccagccagcacagttggtggtgaaggcttctgggagttgcagtccaaaactcctgagtaacccaaggttaagaaccagtggagtAAATGAAGGGGAAAAGGAGTTCCCAATCAATTATATAAGATGAAGTAGGACTATAGTTCATAAAAGCTCATGCTGTAATACATATGATCATCTTTGAGGTATCGGACGACTCCTATTTTTATATGGCTATCACTTTGGTAATAAAATATGTCCTGCCCCTCCCTTAAACGTTACCAATTGACAGGTAATTGTATACAACAAAATTTCTTTATGAATTAAGCATGTTTGATTTGTGCTGAAAAATACAGGCTAAGGTAGGGGTGAGAACGGTGTGCTCCTCTCAATGTTGTTGGCCTGCAGTTCCCATTAACCCCTAGCCAGTAGAGCCAACAGTGTGTGAAGACATCAGCTGTTGTCCAGCAAAATCCAAAGGCCCACACATTTGCCAGTCTTCTAGCTTTTGCTTTCTGAGATCTTCCAGCCCTCATTTCAGTTCTGCTTCCCCAGGGTCCTAGTAGGCTATGGTCCATAAAAATATAGACTATAATAAACCTGTTGTCTTTGAGGCAATGGTGTGCTGCGAGCCAATCCTTCACTTTCAGAAGCGTTGAACTGGAACAGCACTAAGGCCACAAATATAGTGGACACTGACCTACTGAACAGCAGCTGAATCTGAGGAaaagtttctgcacacatctTAAGCTCTGACCACTTCTGGGCAAAAATAGTCTTAATTGTCTCGacattttaattcttctttgattttgcctatatttcatgtgtGTTCATGAATCCTCTGGGAAATGGTTGAATGATCATCATAAAACATACACTCACTCTCTCCCATTCTCTCTCACTGCTAATAATACACCACACATGACACATTTATGCTTCATATTTTATCAGTACAGCAACAAAAATTATTCTGTTTTTACAggtgacaattttaaaaacagaattttgaCTGATGAAAGACATTGCACAAGAGGGCCTTTATTTCACCACCACCATTCCATCGTATTTAATTTATCCTTATATACTATTGCTCCTAGCCACCAAAAATATTATCTTACTCAACAACAGAAAAAGCGCATTGCTCAAAAGTGCTCCACACTGCCCACCCATGTGACCACCTCTGAAAGATTTTATGCATTCAGAGGCATGTCTTCCATCCTGTTTTCAGAGACTAAACACACGTGGAAACAATACATTCCTGCCATTTTGTAGGGCGATAGGCTGCAATCAGGCTCACCCAGCAATAATTTTCACTGACTTGAACCCAGGAAACTTTGATTATTAAGGGCTGAATCATTATAGTCTAAGATGCTGCTTCCTATAGCAGTTGGTCTGATGTCCCCAGAAGCCCCAAGTAGGCTACAAAGGCAACCATCCTCTACTCTCACTGCTAGGCAGCAAATGACATTGAATGGCACTTTGCCTCTGAACCTGGAGGTCTTAGTTATCCCTTACAAGGAAGAGCCACCAataaacctctttttttaaaaaatctcctctgAATCTGCCTAATTCGCAAGCAATCTAAGCTAACAACGACTTCAGTTTCTCTCAGTATGTTTCATAAACTAGTTAGGCTCTCTGTGAATTCTGCCTTGAACTGCCTGTTAATCAGTTCTGACCAAAAGCTCTTAGGCTACGAGAGGGAATAAAATCCACTTTCCAATTCTGTTTTCTATGTTCCACCTACCTCTTTCTCCCCGTCATCTCCACTTTGATCATCCTCTTATAAAAACTGAAAAACCTAAaaagtttttccccataggaaaggcACCTTGGTCATTTCATAATTTGGACTGCATTTCTTTGAAACATTTCTCAGCACAACATTGTCTTTTGGGGGCTACGTCAACCTAAACTAGACGCACTACAGATCTGTACAAATATATTATGGGCAGCATCAACTAGCCTAATAATTGCTTGCCTGTGTTTTGCATTTCACAGTAACTGCATAATGTGGGTCAACAGTCTGAGTGAACTCTCCAGCACAATCCCAAGATCTCTACTGGAAGCTTTGATACTTTGCCTAATAAACACTTCCACGGCTGCAGTGCATCTGGATGAACCAATTTAGGGGAAATCAAAGCTCTTGCCCAAGGATGCTGGCATGTATTTGTATAGGGAGAATAGGGCCAAACATACTTCTCTATTACTGAAACCTTTTCCagaatgtttctttccttctgaaaGTCACCAGTCCTTTGATAATGGAATCTTGGCCCTCGCCCTCGGCCCCCCGCCTCAAATTAAGTTGTGCAAACAGAATGTGGACTACAGTTTAGCCCAACTTTATCTTGTTTTAACCtttcaatactgtatataatgtCGTAAAATTTACTCAGATACAATTTTTCAGATTGTATCTTGACCATCTATGACCAAAATAAACATACCGAACATATTATTCATTCACTCATAGGGATCAACATTTTTGATGAACTGCATCCACCACAATCCTAAAATCCTTTTCCTAAAGTACCAGTTTAGATTATAGCAGTATCTTTGAGaagtgaagattttttaaaaaattgccccaACATCCCTTACAtgaaaatgcatttgccattttcttGTTCATTCATCTAATTTGGACAGACTCTTTCAGAGCTCTCTATAGTCTGCTTGGCTTTTCACTATCCTCAGCAATGAGGAACTACTGAGAATACATGAAACATTTTGAACCCTATAAACTACTACCACTTCAGAAGTCTATCTCAGTTTTGTAAATGTACAGCTGTGCCAACCTACACTTCATTGTTTCAAGGTGGAAGTTTATACCTTTGCACAGTGACTTCTAAGGCACTAGACCATTCTCTCTTCAAGGGTGGCTGGTAGCTGAATTAAACAGGACAAAAATTCACATCTGCAGTATTTGACAGATGTAGCACtcaagatttttttgaaaaagaaaatatggtAGGATCTATATTGGTTATGGAGTTATGTAACAATATGCATAAGAAGCCAGAATTATGCAGACTGAGATACTAAAAACCACTTCTTCAAATAAAGCAGGAAATGATCAAATGCCTTTCTGCCACTCATACTTAATTATGATCCTTGCTGGAAATCAGCTGTTATACTATATCCCCATTTTAGGAGAGGACACAGAATACAGTTCCTGATTactattctgaatttttttttttaaaaaaatttaaactctGTTCATTTAAGCACACCACTTATGTTCAAATAATTAAACTAACATGAGGCGTTAAAGTCATGGTTGTTCACTCAGACGTCAGTCCCTACTGTTTAGAAaaacttatttccaagtaaatatgcCTAGAGGTTCAGCATTAGATTCCTTTTCATATACAATTATGTTTCAGAATTCTTTGAGATTATTATGAACTTATaatatttgggaaaaaaaatagctAAAAAGAAGTACTGAGTAAATTTATGTATAGGATCACATTTTCTCTTAGGCAGTCCAGGAATTCGGCATATGACATTCAAACTTTGGGTATCTGAATAACATTTCAAAGAgatcttctttctcctttaacaAGACGAGCTCGTAATCTCCAAGCATcctaagaagaagatgaagaggaaatgttaatatatataaaaagcaactcagtgtctttctctctttctctctctgtatatataaatTGTATTATTAAATGTGTTTTACTGGAGTTTGTGTGCAGAACAATGAATAAGCGGTATTATTTGTGTAAAAGAATATGTGTAACCAGTCAGATTGTGTGGAGTGTCAGCCAATAGGTTCTTAAAGGATTAATTGACAGATATAAGAAAAAAATGTCAGTCGGTATGAGGTCTGTCTTGATTAGTAAAGTTTTTCAGTTAGGACTGTATGCTGCTAGGTTCTCTGCTGTTTAGCTATGCTGTCTATTTAACAAAGAGCTTCATGGAAGAGATAACTGAGGCTGAATAAGATGATTTCCTGCTTTCTACACCATTTATGTAGTAATATTCCAAAGCTGCTTAAAACCTAAAAATTCTGTGAATTCTGTGTACAAATCCCATATCCTTCACTCGGTCCCAACTGTATCTTCTTCCCTTTGTCTAACTTTGCTAATCAATATTGAACTTGTAGCTTTCAGGTGCTGAAAGTTCCTGTTAAAAAGATTTGATTCTTAGAATGCTGAATTCACAAATTTGTCCAAGGTGTGAAGAAGAAAAGGTTATCAAGAATTAAACACTCCCTTGGCAATATTGTATTACATTGTGCCTCACTATAAACCAGGGGTTGTATATATGGTACTGAACATATGAAAAGGCATAGAAATTCCACTTTCTGAGAATCTGAGCTTCCACTAGAGAAAGATTAGTTACTAGCCCAGATCCCTGTAGGATCGTTTGGAGTCTGAGATGGAAAGTGGGGCAGAATGCCCACTGAAATTTCTGGAGCCAGAGAGACATTTTCAGAATGAAGTGGTTGCACTTTAATCACCTTCTGCTTTTTCTAGTTATCATTTTACACAGCCCTGAAGTCAGCAAGAACCCTTCAGCATATCAGGTAGAAAACTAGGTATGTCTTAGTTTTGGTCTGTACCATGGGAGTAATTACTGAACACACCCAGCTCTCAGAAAAGAATTAAGGCTCAGTGTGCGACATCCTGGAACGTGTCCTGACTGGGCTATTTCTAGAACATCAGTGCAAGACAAAGGCATATAATATCAAGTGCTTCAGATCCAAAACATTACAAAACAAACACCAAACCACCTACCTTCAGGGCCATAGACGAATCTATaccatactttttttttgcaatctcTACAACTTCTTTCTCAATGTTCTCTTGAGAAGTACCTTTCACATCAATATAGTAGCAATCGCTACTTGCATAATGACAAGAGATTGCCTGCATTAAAAAAACGAGAGAATACATTAAAGCTGAAGCTGTGGCATTTGCTTTTTTGTAAGAATGCGCAAGGTGAGCGTATTTAGGGGGAAGCTCTAAACATTTCCCAAACACATAATTAAAAAAGTCCCTACAGCTGTTTGCAGTGAGGATGTATGTTTCCTTGCACATTActttgaaaatacatttgaagCTCGTGTCATCTTTATTCCACCTTTGGTGTTTCATTGTAAACAAAGGAGAAGAAACCCTTTCTTCTACTATGTGTAGCATtctctcagggttttttttaattatcattatTACTTTGCAGTGGGGGCTGCATaccctttcttctccctccctcttcctcaccACTGTGCAGACCACTGGGGGCAAGACAGGGTGCTGCTATAAAAGCttaaaccagtggtgtccaaccttggccctccagatgttcttggacttcaactcccagaaatcctggccagcagaggtggtggtgaaggcttctgggagttgaagtccaagaacatctggagggccagggtTGGACACCACTGAAACTAATTACTTGCAGAGAGCTCCTGAAATCAGTCTGAGAGCTGCATAAGAGCAGACAAAGAGACACAGGCTGCTCAGCCCTGCTGTAAATGATGTATTGAACAACAAGCTCCTATCTTATTCCTCACTGCTGTATTACTGGAAAATTCAGTGATTAAGATTGAAGTCAAAGCCTTACCAGGTCATTCGAAGATTTTTACTGGATGTGAGTGTCTTGTCTCTCTAATACACACCTGGGACAGACTCAAAATTATGGCAAACATTGGAAATAACCTGCTTAATTTTCAAAACCAATCAAAGGCTATCTAAAAGTGTCACATTGACAAAGTGGTGGAAATCTTTCcaaaacactttgctttttagaGCCATCCTCCTGGAATGCTGGTGCTGGGTGCAAAACAGTGTCCTGTTGAAATCTAATTATCCCAGATACTCTTCCCAAGGGAAATGGATTTTGCTTGCTACACGCATGGTTTTCAGGGCAGAGTGGGGactttttcaaagcaaagaaCTGGAGAAATTTTAGTGGTTCACCTTAGATTTTGATATTAATATTTTAAGTGAAATAGTCaagaacagagatgggggtattcatattcatatacccccgcacaggtggagataacgagatCCGGCCCCATGgtgccggacagtccactcacctaTCTGCAgcagtggatcagtgagtggaccgtccggcaccatgaggctggaccctcatcatctccacctgtgcgggggtattcgtatacaaatacccccatctctagtcaaggaCCTTTGTACTATGATGTCATGGTCGATTCGTGCACAACTCCCTCTCCCAGGGCATACTGCTGCACCTACCCACCTAGTAAAATGTATTATTAAACCAACAGCAACATTTATGGATCTTTTCATACAGTAATAATGAAATATGTCCAATACACAGGTACACATAGCTGATGCAGCCAGATTATATTTACACTGATGAGAGGTTGCATGATTTGGATGGTGAACTTTCCAGTGCCCTTTTTTGTACTCTAGATTTAAACTGAAAATATGTAACTATCTTTCACCTTTCAaaactttttaaacaattaaaaagtgAGATCAGTTATTAATTGAAAAGATGGGAGAGTCTTGACTTATGAAACGTATTTTTCCAAAGGAAATGCCCCAGGTGTTTGCAGCCTGTAATTTGAACAAGCACCTTACCTTCCGAAACCCTTCAGTCTTGTTCATTCCAGAGCCATGGATTAGCAAAGGGTGGAAAAATACTGTGTCTCCTTTCTCCATAGCAAGATGAACCCTTGGAATACTTCTGTCATAATCACGCACTCCATGATACATCTTGTTTACACCACCCTGGAAAATCAACATAAAAATTACCTTACTCATAGAAATAGGAATACACCCACTTTGGAACTGAGTCACAGAAAGTTCAATTCAAAGTTACTGGGGAGAAAGCCATGTTAGAAGCTGGTACTTACAGATTCATAGCTGACTGATTTTAAAATCAGGAAAAAGCATGTGTTATAACCTAGCAATAACTATCATTATTGTAAAAAAAGTATCAATCATGACATCCCTAAAAATACTGGGAACAGTGCTACAAGTATATGTCCtgcaaaaaaatcaaaccaacaaTACCCTTATATGAATTTTAGCATATGAAGGGGGCAGACAACATGCAGCCTCCAATGCAGACTCCAGAAAGAAGGGGTCTGCCTTGGTAGGGCCAATAATGACCCATAGGAGGAGTTATTCATCATTTTCCCACATCCCTGCCTTCACATCCTGTTTTAGGGCCATGGGAGTTTTttcgtttcattttgttttttgaaaaagaaggCAATTTGTTGTGTAGTGTAGTTGACAATCAGGAGCTCTCATTTGCTGTCAAAGATCTGGCATTCTCACAGCAACCAGTGCTACATTCACAGTGAGTAGCTTAATTATCCAGTAATTCACTGATTAAAGCACTTGAGCACTATATCCTTTTGCAAAATTCAGCTCTACTGTATGGAGACTGCTAAAAGCTTGAATTCCCTTTTTTTTACACAAaggtggggtattaaataaataaataggatggtAGTGAATGTAATCTCCAAATGCACCCAGGGAAGAAGATTATaaaggcaatgaaaaaaaaaacctcttagtTCTAAAATTTTTAACTGTAATCAGCTACATCCACATTGGTTAACATTCCTTTCCTCCCCGCTTCTGCACACTCCCTCATACTCACTCAAATTACCTCCCAATCAGGATAATCATGTTGTTTTAGGTCTCCTTTATGGGTTCCCGGCAATACTACTAAGCATCCATTTCTGCGATCAATTCTCTCCATGGCAGTCCAGGCACAGACAATACGATCTGCAGGTCTGAATGAGAAGTAGTGCAGGTCCTGATGCATTGGGTGGCGAGAAGTCTTCCTTCCTGTAAAAATTATTTGAATTATCATATCTTCAGGTTGTGttattaaaataaagtaaaattctAAGCTTCTACGAACTGTACACATCCATCCATTATAGCAATAGGGTGGCTGGAAAATTTCTCTGTTTCAGAATCCTCCTCCTTTCAAGTGGAAAAACACCAGTATAACACACATGCTGAGAAATTCACTTTGGTGAAATAATGTTTAAAGCACAATGGCAGTCCAACTTTGGTTCTTATTACACAAATACCACTTGTCATTTGGGACTTCtataaatttataccccacttttctgCTACTTAGTTAACCACACCAGTAGTATTCATTTTAATATAGTAGCTAGCTCCGAAATTTGAACCAGAAAAGATAAAAAGGCCAGATTTCACAATACATTAAACTGTCTGCCTGTTTCAATGCAGTAGTGTAAATCTGTTCAAAAATTCCTTACCAGGATCTGGAGGTTTATTGATCAACATGGTGT is part of the Pogona vitticeps strain Pit_001003342236 chromosome 5, PviZW2.1, whole genome shotgun sequence genome and encodes:
- the LOC144583003 gene encoding phytanoyl-CoA dioxygenase, peroxisomal-like; translated protein: MEGRGTEAPAARASLRLRTVLRHLVSSRPAGLAGVAALTHFPTSAQVATAKYPVHFRYTLDNNLLSPEQRHFYEENGYLVIKNLVSDEDIERFRDEFTKICRKEVTVPGLVIMRDVSIAKSEFISDQKAISKIQDFAFHDELFRYCTLPQIVKYVECFTGPNIMAMHTMLINKPPDPGRKTSRHPMHQDLHYFSFRPADRIVCAWTAMERIDRRNGCLVVLPGTHKGDLKQHDYPDWEGGVNKMYHGVRDYDRSIPRVHLAMEKGDTVFFHPLLIHGSGMNKTEGFRKAISCHYASSDCYYIDVKGTSQENIEKEVVEIAKKKYGIDSSMALKDAWRLRARLVKGERRSL